One part of the Salmo salar chromosome ssa10, Ssal_v3.1, whole genome shotgun sequence genome encodes these proteins:
- the LOC106561497 gene encoding RING finger protein 141: MGQQISGQAGMTSLPEKLVKHAGLVRDSGYLNYEEFLGRVAELNDMTAKLAAGQQKHLIFEVQTGSDTSALWKVSVRIVCTKINKENGMVEASRIMNLYQFIQLYRDITSQAAEVLSAEGASLPSGNLPSGDSCQASVWMGRVKQLTDEEECCICMDGKSDLILPCAHSFCQKCIDKWSGQSRNCPICRLQVTAANESWVMPDAPTEEDIAGYILNLADEAGHPHRP; this comes from the exons ATGGGCCAGCAGATCTCAGGCCAGGCGGGGATGACCAGTCTACCTGAGAAGCTGGTGAAACACGCCGGGCTGGTACGAGACAGCGGTTACCTCAACTACGAGGAGTTCCTGGGCAGGGTAGCAGAGCTCAATGACAT GACAGCTAAGCTGGCAGCTGGACAGCAAAAACACCTGATCTTTGAAGTCCAGACTGGCTCGGACACCTCTGCTCTGTGGAAAGTGTCTGTGAGGATAGTTTGTACCAAG ATCAACAAAGAAAATGGGATGGTGGAGGCGTCTCGCATCATGAACCTGTACCAGTTCATTCAGCTGTACCGTGACATTACCAGCCAGGCAGCAGAGGTGCTGTCAGCAGAGGGCGCCAGCCTCCCGTCTGGAAACCTCCCATCAGGGGATTCCTGTCAGGCCAGCGTGTGGATGGGCAG GGTAAAGCAGTTGACTGATGAGGAAGAGTGCTGTATCTGCATGGATGGGAAATCTGACCTCATCCTGCCCTGTGCTCACAGCTTCTGTCAGAAGTGCATTGACAAGTG GAGTGGGCAGAGCAGGAATTGTCCAATATGCCGCTTGCAAGTGACCGCTGCTAATGAGTCGTGGGTGATGCCTGATGCCCCTACAGAGGAGGACATAGCTGGCTATATCCTCAACCTGGCTGACGAGGCAGGCCATCCACACAGACCTTAA
- the LOC106561496 gene encoding AMP deaminase 3 isoform X3 — MPRQFPKVLLSEVDESVRLLAEKVYASALKEEDTKDSLSMYTVSEDCPIGMNQVREREMLKEIAEQYSEESTKRKKSFKMKRSQSLSQQFPSSLNISPEWALSVVAPLFAPGSHCITENSLEFQRVTISGDYCAGITVEDYEQAAKTLIKALFIREKYSRLAYHRFPRTTAQFLRSAENQKWNVEDEILPDMCPCPQEGEDPYTTEGIPDDLNYALQMKDGIVYVYNDAEALKQQQPRSLPYPDLETFAIDLSHVLAMIADGPTKTYCHRRLNFMASKFYLHEMLNEMAELKELKRVPHRDFYNVRKVDTHIHAAACMNQKHLLKFIQTTYKTEADRVVLEKGGKKLTLKQVFDTLTMDPYDLTVDSLDVHAGRQTFHRFDKFNSKYNPVGASELREIYLKTDNFIKGEYFARIIKEVAHELEESKYQHAEPRMSIYGRSPDEWESLASWFILHKVHSPNMRWVIQVPRIYDIFKSKNIIPNYAKLLENIFLPLFKATVNPQKNKEMHVFLKYVTGFDSVDDESKHSDHMFSYKSPKPEEWTSGENPPYSYYLFYMYANIMVLNNLRKERGLNTFQFRPHCGEAGSITHLVSAFLTADNISHGLNLKKSPVLQYLYYLAQVPIAMSPLSNNSLFLEYSKNPLKEFLQKGLCVSLSTDDPMQFHYTKEALMEEYAIAAQLWKLSTCDTCEIARNSVLQSGLSHQEKKHFLGPNYLQDGPEGNDIRRTNVAQIRMAYRHETLCNELSFLVEAVKTEASGTQGE, encoded by the exons ATGCCGCGTCAGTTCCCCAAGGTCTTGCTGAGCGAGGTGGATGAGTCAGTGCGTCTGCTGGCAGAGAAGGTGTATGCCTCGGCGCTGAAGGAGGAGGACACCAAGGATTCCCTGTCCATGTACACGGTGTCCGAGGACTGTCCCATCGGCATGAACCAGGTCCGGGAGCGAGAGATGCTCAAGGAGATCGCCGAGCAGTACTCTGAGGAGAGCACTAAAAG GAAGAAGAGTTTCAAAATGAAGCGTTCCCAGTCATTATCTCAGCAGTTCCCCAGTTCCCTCAACATTAGTCCAGAGTGGGCTTTGTCTGTAGTCGCCCCTCTGTTCGCCCCTGGCTCCCACTGTATCACAGAGAACTCCCTAGAGTTCCAGAGGGTCACCATTAGCGGAGACTATTGTGCAGGG ATCACAGTGGAGGACTATGAGCAGGCAGCCAAGACCCTGATTAAAGCCCTGTTTATCAGGGAGAAGTACTCCAGGCTGGCCTACCACCGCTTCCCCAGGACCACCGCCCAGTTCCTCCGCAGCGCTGAGAACCAGAAGTGGAACGTGGAGGATGAGATCTTGCCAG ACATGTGCCCCTGCCCTCAAGAGGGGGAGGACCCATACACTACGGAGGGCATCCCTGATGATCTGAACTACGCATTGCAGATGAAGGACggtattgtgtatgtgtacaaTGACGCAGAGGCCCTGAAGCAGCAGCAGCCCCGCAGCCTGCCCTACCCTGACCTGGAGACCTTCGCCATTGACCTCAGCCATGTCCTCGCCATGATCGCCGACGGGCCTAC GAAAACCTACTGCCACAGACGACTGAACTTCATGGCCTCCAAGTTCTATCTGCATGAGATGCTGAATGAGATGGCTGAGCTGAAGGAGCTGAAACGTGTTCCTCACAGAGACTTCTATAACGTCAGGAAG GTAGACACTCACATCCACGCAGCTGCTTGCATGAACCAAAAGCACCTGCTGAAGTTCATCCAGACCACCTACAAGACCGAGGCGGACCGAGTGGTGCTGGAGAAGGGGGGCAAAAAGCTTACCTTGAAACAGGTGTTTGACACCCTGACCATGGACCCCTATGACCTCACTGTGGACTCCCTGGATGTTCACGCT GGAAGGCAAACATTCCACCGCTTTGACAAGTTCAACTCCAAGTACAACCCAGTGGGAGCCAGCGAACTCCGAGAGATTTACCTGAAAACAGACAACTTCATCAAAGGGGAATACTTTGCTCGCATCATCAAG GAAGTGGCCCATGAGCTGGAGGAGAGTAAGTACCAGCACGCAGAGCCCCGTATGTCCATCTACGGCCGCTCCCCTGACGAGTGGGAGAGCCTGGCCTCATGGTTCATCCTGCACAAGGTGCACTCCCCCAATATGCGCTGGGTCATCCAGGTGCCCAGGATCTA TGACATTTTCAAGTCGAAGAACATAATACCAAACTACGCCAAGCTGCTGGAAAATATTTTCCTCCCACTGTTCAAGGCTACAGTCAATCCACAAAAGAACAAGGAGATGCACGTTTTCTTGAAATAT GTAACTGGGTTTGACAGTGTGGATGATGAGTCCAAGCACAGCGACCACATGTTCTCCTACAAGAGCCCCAAACCTGAGGAGTGGACCTCAGGCGAAAACCCACCCTACAGTTACTACCTCTTCTACATGTACGCCAACATCATGGTGCTCAACAACCTGAGGAA GGAACGAGGCCTCAATACCTTCCAGTTCCGGCCCCACTGTGGCGAGGCCGGGTCCATCACCCACCTGGTCTCTGCCTTCCTCACGGCCGACAACATCTCCCATGGCCTCAACCTAAAGAAG agtCCTGTGCTGCAGTACCTGTACTACCTGGCCCAGGTCCCCATCGCCATGTCTCCTCTGAGCAACAACAGCCTGTTCCTGGAGTACTCCAAAAACCCTCTCAAGGAGTTCCTCCAGAAAggcctgtgtgtgtccctgtccaCCGACGACCCCATGCAGTTCCACTACACCAAG GAGGCCTTGATGGAGGAATATGCCATTGCAGCCCAGCTGTGGAAGCTAAGCACCTGTGACACATGTGAGATCGCCAGGAACAGTGTGCTGCAgagtggtctgtctcatcag GAAAAGAAGCACTTCCTGGGGCCCAACTACCTGCAGGACGGGCCGGAGGGAAACGACATCAGACGGACCAATGTGGCTCAGATCCGCATGGCCTACCGCCACGAGACTCTGTGCAATGAGCTCAGCTTCCTGGTGGAGGCCGTAAAGACCGAGGCCAGCGGCACCCAGGGAGAGTGA
- the LOC106561496 gene encoding AMP deaminase 3 isoform X1 yields the protein MKRRDTPQFKQKSTHNLGKIEMPRQFPKVLLSEVDESVRLLAEKVYASALKEEDTKDSLSMYTVSEDCPIGMNQVREREMLKEIAEQYSEESTKRKKSFKMKRSQSLSQQFPSSLNISPEWALSVVAPLFAPGSHCITENSLEFQRVTISGDYCAGITVEDYEQAAKTLIKALFIREKYSRLAYHRFPRTTAQFLRSAENQKWNVEDEILPDMCPCPQEGEDPYTTEGIPDDLNYALQMKDGIVYVYNDAEALKQQQPRSLPYPDLETFAIDLSHVLAMIADGPTKTYCHRRLNFMASKFYLHEMLNEMAELKELKRVPHRDFYNVRKVDTHIHAAACMNQKHLLKFIQTTYKTEADRVVLEKGGKKLTLKQVFDTLTMDPYDLTVDSLDVHAGRQTFHRFDKFNSKYNPVGASELREIYLKTDNFIKGEYFARIIKEVAHELEESKYQHAEPRMSIYGRSPDEWESLASWFILHKVHSPNMRWVIQVPRIYDIFKSKNIIPNYAKLLENIFLPLFKATVNPQKNKEMHVFLKYVTGFDSVDDESKHSDHMFSYKSPKPEEWTSGENPPYSYYLFYMYANIMVLNNLRKERGLNTFQFRPHCGEAGSITHLVSAFLTADNISHGLNLKKSPVLQYLYYLAQVPIAMSPLSNNSLFLEYSKNPLKEFLQKGLCVSLSTDDPMQFHYTKEALMEEYAIAAQLWKLSTCDTCEIARNSVLQSGLSHQEKKHFLGPNYLQDGPEGNDIRRTNVAQIRMAYRHETLCNELSFLVEAVKTEASGTQGE from the exons TAGAGATGCCGCGTCAGTTCCCCAAGGTCTTGCTGAGCGAGGTGGATGAGTCAGTGCGTCTGCTGGCAGAGAAGGTGTATGCCTCGGCGCTGAAGGAGGAGGACACCAAGGATTCCCTGTCCATGTACACGGTGTCCGAGGACTGTCCCATCGGCATGAACCAGGTCCGGGAGCGAGAGATGCTCAAGGAGATCGCCGAGCAGTACTCTGAGGAGAGCACTAAAAG GAAGAAGAGTTTCAAAATGAAGCGTTCCCAGTCATTATCTCAGCAGTTCCCCAGTTCCCTCAACATTAGTCCAGAGTGGGCTTTGTCTGTAGTCGCCCCTCTGTTCGCCCCTGGCTCCCACTGTATCACAGAGAACTCCCTAGAGTTCCAGAGGGTCACCATTAGCGGAGACTATTGTGCAGGG ATCACAGTGGAGGACTATGAGCAGGCAGCCAAGACCCTGATTAAAGCCCTGTTTATCAGGGAGAAGTACTCCAGGCTGGCCTACCACCGCTTCCCCAGGACCACCGCCCAGTTCCTCCGCAGCGCTGAGAACCAGAAGTGGAACGTGGAGGATGAGATCTTGCCAG ACATGTGCCCCTGCCCTCAAGAGGGGGAGGACCCATACACTACGGAGGGCATCCCTGATGATCTGAACTACGCATTGCAGATGAAGGACggtattgtgtatgtgtacaaTGACGCAGAGGCCCTGAAGCAGCAGCAGCCCCGCAGCCTGCCCTACCCTGACCTGGAGACCTTCGCCATTGACCTCAGCCATGTCCTCGCCATGATCGCCGACGGGCCTAC GAAAACCTACTGCCACAGACGACTGAACTTCATGGCCTCCAAGTTCTATCTGCATGAGATGCTGAATGAGATGGCTGAGCTGAAGGAGCTGAAACGTGTTCCTCACAGAGACTTCTATAACGTCAGGAAG GTAGACACTCACATCCACGCAGCTGCTTGCATGAACCAAAAGCACCTGCTGAAGTTCATCCAGACCACCTACAAGACCGAGGCGGACCGAGTGGTGCTGGAGAAGGGGGGCAAAAAGCTTACCTTGAAACAGGTGTTTGACACCCTGACCATGGACCCCTATGACCTCACTGTGGACTCCCTGGATGTTCACGCT GGAAGGCAAACATTCCACCGCTTTGACAAGTTCAACTCCAAGTACAACCCAGTGGGAGCCAGCGAACTCCGAGAGATTTACCTGAAAACAGACAACTTCATCAAAGGGGAATACTTTGCTCGCATCATCAAG GAAGTGGCCCATGAGCTGGAGGAGAGTAAGTACCAGCACGCAGAGCCCCGTATGTCCATCTACGGCCGCTCCCCTGACGAGTGGGAGAGCCTGGCCTCATGGTTCATCCTGCACAAGGTGCACTCCCCCAATATGCGCTGGGTCATCCAGGTGCCCAGGATCTA TGACATTTTCAAGTCGAAGAACATAATACCAAACTACGCCAAGCTGCTGGAAAATATTTTCCTCCCACTGTTCAAGGCTACAGTCAATCCACAAAAGAACAAGGAGATGCACGTTTTCTTGAAATAT GTAACTGGGTTTGACAGTGTGGATGATGAGTCCAAGCACAGCGACCACATGTTCTCCTACAAGAGCCCCAAACCTGAGGAGTGGACCTCAGGCGAAAACCCACCCTACAGTTACTACCTCTTCTACATGTACGCCAACATCATGGTGCTCAACAACCTGAGGAA GGAACGAGGCCTCAATACCTTCCAGTTCCGGCCCCACTGTGGCGAGGCCGGGTCCATCACCCACCTGGTCTCTGCCTTCCTCACGGCCGACAACATCTCCCATGGCCTCAACCTAAAGAAG agtCCTGTGCTGCAGTACCTGTACTACCTGGCCCAGGTCCCCATCGCCATGTCTCCTCTGAGCAACAACAGCCTGTTCCTGGAGTACTCCAAAAACCCTCTCAAGGAGTTCCTCCAGAAAggcctgtgtgtgtccctgtccaCCGACGACCCCATGCAGTTCCACTACACCAAG GAGGCCTTGATGGAGGAATATGCCATTGCAGCCCAGCTGTGGAAGCTAAGCACCTGTGACACATGTGAGATCGCCAGGAACAGTGTGCTGCAgagtggtctgtctcatcag GAAAAGAAGCACTTCCTGGGGCCCAACTACCTGCAGGACGGGCCGGAGGGAAACGACATCAGACGGACCAATGTGGCTCAGATCCGCATGGCCTACCGCCACGAGACTCTGTGCAATGAGCTCAGCTTCCTGGTGGAGGCCGTAAAGACCGAGGCCAGCGGCACCCAGGGAGAGTGA
- the LOC106561496 gene encoding AMP deaminase 3 isoform X2 — translation MKRRDTPQFKQKSTHNLGKKMPRQFPKVLLSEVDESVRLLAEKVYASALKEEDTKDSLSMYTVSEDCPIGMNQVREREMLKEIAEQYSEESTKRKKSFKMKRSQSLSQQFPSSLNISPEWALSVVAPLFAPGSHCITENSLEFQRVTISGDYCAGITVEDYEQAAKTLIKALFIREKYSRLAYHRFPRTTAQFLRSAENQKWNVEDEILPDMCPCPQEGEDPYTTEGIPDDLNYALQMKDGIVYVYNDAEALKQQQPRSLPYPDLETFAIDLSHVLAMIADGPTKTYCHRRLNFMASKFYLHEMLNEMAELKELKRVPHRDFYNVRKVDTHIHAAACMNQKHLLKFIQTTYKTEADRVVLEKGGKKLTLKQVFDTLTMDPYDLTVDSLDVHAGRQTFHRFDKFNSKYNPVGASELREIYLKTDNFIKGEYFARIIKEVAHELEESKYQHAEPRMSIYGRSPDEWESLASWFILHKVHSPNMRWVIQVPRIYDIFKSKNIIPNYAKLLENIFLPLFKATVNPQKNKEMHVFLKYVTGFDSVDDESKHSDHMFSYKSPKPEEWTSGENPPYSYYLFYMYANIMVLNNLRKERGLNTFQFRPHCGEAGSITHLVSAFLTADNISHGLNLKKSPVLQYLYYLAQVPIAMSPLSNNSLFLEYSKNPLKEFLQKGLCVSLSTDDPMQFHYTKEALMEEYAIAAQLWKLSTCDTCEIARNSVLQSGLSHQEKKHFLGPNYLQDGPEGNDIRRTNVAQIRMAYRHETLCNELSFLVEAVKTEASGTQGE, via the exons AGATGCCGCGTCAGTTCCCCAAGGTCTTGCTGAGCGAGGTGGATGAGTCAGTGCGTCTGCTGGCAGAGAAGGTGTATGCCTCGGCGCTGAAGGAGGAGGACACCAAGGATTCCCTGTCCATGTACACGGTGTCCGAGGACTGTCCCATCGGCATGAACCAGGTCCGGGAGCGAGAGATGCTCAAGGAGATCGCCGAGCAGTACTCTGAGGAGAGCACTAAAAG GAAGAAGAGTTTCAAAATGAAGCGTTCCCAGTCATTATCTCAGCAGTTCCCCAGTTCCCTCAACATTAGTCCAGAGTGGGCTTTGTCTGTAGTCGCCCCTCTGTTCGCCCCTGGCTCCCACTGTATCACAGAGAACTCCCTAGAGTTCCAGAGGGTCACCATTAGCGGAGACTATTGTGCAGGG ATCACAGTGGAGGACTATGAGCAGGCAGCCAAGACCCTGATTAAAGCCCTGTTTATCAGGGAGAAGTACTCCAGGCTGGCCTACCACCGCTTCCCCAGGACCACCGCCCAGTTCCTCCGCAGCGCTGAGAACCAGAAGTGGAACGTGGAGGATGAGATCTTGCCAG ACATGTGCCCCTGCCCTCAAGAGGGGGAGGACCCATACACTACGGAGGGCATCCCTGATGATCTGAACTACGCATTGCAGATGAAGGACggtattgtgtatgtgtacaaTGACGCAGAGGCCCTGAAGCAGCAGCAGCCCCGCAGCCTGCCCTACCCTGACCTGGAGACCTTCGCCATTGACCTCAGCCATGTCCTCGCCATGATCGCCGACGGGCCTAC GAAAACCTACTGCCACAGACGACTGAACTTCATGGCCTCCAAGTTCTATCTGCATGAGATGCTGAATGAGATGGCTGAGCTGAAGGAGCTGAAACGTGTTCCTCACAGAGACTTCTATAACGTCAGGAAG GTAGACACTCACATCCACGCAGCTGCTTGCATGAACCAAAAGCACCTGCTGAAGTTCATCCAGACCACCTACAAGACCGAGGCGGACCGAGTGGTGCTGGAGAAGGGGGGCAAAAAGCTTACCTTGAAACAGGTGTTTGACACCCTGACCATGGACCCCTATGACCTCACTGTGGACTCCCTGGATGTTCACGCT GGAAGGCAAACATTCCACCGCTTTGACAAGTTCAACTCCAAGTACAACCCAGTGGGAGCCAGCGAACTCCGAGAGATTTACCTGAAAACAGACAACTTCATCAAAGGGGAATACTTTGCTCGCATCATCAAG GAAGTGGCCCATGAGCTGGAGGAGAGTAAGTACCAGCACGCAGAGCCCCGTATGTCCATCTACGGCCGCTCCCCTGACGAGTGGGAGAGCCTGGCCTCATGGTTCATCCTGCACAAGGTGCACTCCCCCAATATGCGCTGGGTCATCCAGGTGCCCAGGATCTA TGACATTTTCAAGTCGAAGAACATAATACCAAACTACGCCAAGCTGCTGGAAAATATTTTCCTCCCACTGTTCAAGGCTACAGTCAATCCACAAAAGAACAAGGAGATGCACGTTTTCTTGAAATAT GTAACTGGGTTTGACAGTGTGGATGATGAGTCCAAGCACAGCGACCACATGTTCTCCTACAAGAGCCCCAAACCTGAGGAGTGGACCTCAGGCGAAAACCCACCCTACAGTTACTACCTCTTCTACATGTACGCCAACATCATGGTGCTCAACAACCTGAGGAA GGAACGAGGCCTCAATACCTTCCAGTTCCGGCCCCACTGTGGCGAGGCCGGGTCCATCACCCACCTGGTCTCTGCCTTCCTCACGGCCGACAACATCTCCCATGGCCTCAACCTAAAGAAG agtCCTGTGCTGCAGTACCTGTACTACCTGGCCCAGGTCCCCATCGCCATGTCTCCTCTGAGCAACAACAGCCTGTTCCTGGAGTACTCCAAAAACCCTCTCAAGGAGTTCCTCCAGAAAggcctgtgtgtgtccctgtccaCCGACGACCCCATGCAGTTCCACTACACCAAG GAGGCCTTGATGGAGGAATATGCCATTGCAGCCCAGCTGTGGAAGCTAAGCACCTGTGACACATGTGAGATCGCCAGGAACAGTGTGCTGCAgagtggtctgtctcatcag GAAAAGAAGCACTTCCTGGGGCCCAACTACCTGCAGGACGGGCCGGAGGGAAACGACATCAGACGGACCAATGTGGCTCAGATCCGCATGGCCTACCGCCACGAGACTCTGTGCAATGAGCTCAGCTTCCTGGTGGAGGCCGTAAAGACCGAGGCCAGCGGCACCCAGGGAGAGTGA